One Mycolicibacterium crocinum DNA window includes the following coding sequences:
- a CDS encoding phytanoyl-CoA dioxygenase family protein, translated as MVEVSARAQPWLSEAAFQLDELRTLTERDTDLSAYPHAAEVRQNVLVYSAAEMARADRRALQAELITALAEGPGVIVFAGAFPTPVVDATSAAFLALIADQRRAGRSAGDHFGAAGANDRVWNAAQKLALHSPEAYAEYYASDPLALVCQAWLGPRYQVTSQVNVVNPGGAAQVPHRDYHLGFVAPGQLTDYPAHVHRLSATLTLQGAVAHTDMPLESGPTMLLPYSQLFEGGYVAFNRPEFIDYFAAHHVQIPLSKGDAVFFNPALYHGAGANTSADVRRMANLLQISSPFGRAMEALDRTAMVRAVYPALRAMKAAGRSPAELLNAVVATAEGYPFPTNLDRDQPIGSLAPPSQVDVVLAALADDLTPEALDVALRDQNERRIP; from the coding sequence ATGGTCGAGGTGAGTGCACGGGCGCAGCCGTGGTTGAGCGAGGCGGCATTTCAGCTCGACGAGCTGCGGACGCTCACCGAGCGGGACACCGATCTGAGTGCCTACCCGCACGCCGCCGAGGTGCGGCAGAACGTGCTGGTGTACTCCGCCGCCGAGATGGCGCGCGCCGACCGGCGGGCGTTGCAGGCCGAACTCATCACGGCGCTGGCCGAGGGGCCCGGCGTGATCGTGTTCGCGGGTGCGTTCCCGACCCCGGTCGTCGATGCCACGAGCGCGGCGTTCTTGGCGCTGATCGCCGATCAGCGGCGGGCCGGCCGTTCGGCGGGTGACCATTTCGGCGCGGCGGGCGCCAATGACCGGGTGTGGAACGCCGCCCAGAAACTCGCGTTGCACTCCCCCGAGGCCTACGCCGAGTACTACGCCAGCGACCCGCTGGCCCTGGTCTGCCAGGCCTGGCTCGGCCCGCGGTACCAGGTCACCTCTCAAGTCAATGTCGTCAATCCCGGTGGCGCCGCGCAGGTTCCACACCGTGACTACCATCTCGGCTTCGTCGCACCCGGCCAGCTCACGGACTACCCCGCACACGTGCACCGGCTGTCGGCAACGCTGACTTTGCAGGGCGCCGTCGCGCACACCGACATGCCACTGGAGAGCGGGCCGACCATGCTGCTGCCGTACTCGCAGCTGTTCGAGGGCGGTTACGTCGCGTTCAACCGTCCGGAGTTCATCGATTACTTTGCCGCACACCATGTTCAGATACCGTTGAGCAAGGGCGACGCGGTGTTCTTCAACCCCGCGCTCTATCACGGCGCGGGCGCCAACACGTCCGCTGATGTGCGCCGGATGGCCAACCTGTTGCAGATCTCCTCGCCGTTCGGCCGGGCGATGGAAGCACTGGACCGGACCGCGATGGTGCGTGCGGTGTACCCCGCACTGCGGGCCATGAAGGCTGCGGGCCGATCGCCGGCGGAGTTGCTCAACGCCGTGGTGGCCACTGCCGAGGGCTATCCCTTCCCCACCAACCTGGACCGCGATCAGCCGATCGGAAGTTTGGCGCCGCCAAGCCAAGTCGACGTCGTGCTGGCCGCACTGGCCGACGACCTGACCCCCGAAGCCCTCGACGTCGCGCTGCGCGACCAGAACGAACGGAGAATTCCATGA
- a CDS encoding Gfo/Idh/MocA family protein, whose amino-acid sequence MTTLGVIGLGRIGAFHTDTLSQLDGVDGLVITDERPDVVAQVATKYGVRSVDSVEALLASGIDGVVVSAATPAHAELTLAAVERGLPTFCEKPVASTAAESARVATAIARAGVPVQIGYQRRFDAAFAAAKSAVDTGSLGPLHTVRSTTMDPAPPPMDYIAGSGGIFRDCAVHDFDTVRWITGQEAIEVYATGTVQGDPLFADYDDVDTAAVVVRFEGGALGVISNARYNGRGYDCRLEVHGFNDTIVAGWDQGVPVRNADAHNDFPTGQPHHFFMDRFTEAFRTELSGFVDVVKGGPVRGATVADAVEVAWIAEAATESLRRGRPVRIKEVRQ is encoded by the coding sequence ATGACGACACTCGGTGTCATCGGCCTCGGCCGGATCGGTGCCTTTCACACCGACACACTGAGTCAACTCGACGGCGTCGACGGACTCGTCATCACCGACGAGCGTCCCGATGTCGTCGCCCAGGTTGCGACGAAATACGGTGTGCGATCCGTCGATTCGGTCGAGGCGTTGCTGGCGTCCGGTATCGACGGCGTCGTCGTCTCGGCGGCGACCCCGGCGCACGCCGAACTGACGCTCGCCGCCGTCGAACGCGGGTTGCCCACGTTCTGCGAGAAGCCGGTGGCCTCCACCGCCGCCGAGAGCGCCAGGGTTGCCACCGCGATCGCGCGAGCCGGCGTGCCGGTGCAGATCGGGTATCAGCGCCGGTTTGACGCCGCGTTCGCCGCGGCCAAGTCCGCCGTCGACACCGGTTCCCTGGGCCCGCTGCACACCGTCCGCAGCACCACGATGGATCCCGCTCCCCCGCCGATGGACTACATCGCCGGCTCCGGCGGCATCTTCCGCGACTGTGCGGTCCACGATTTCGACACCGTCCGCTGGATCACCGGGCAGGAAGCCATCGAGGTCTACGCCACCGGAACCGTGCAGGGCGATCCGCTGTTCGCCGACTACGACGACGTCGACACCGCGGCGGTGGTGGTCCGGTTCGAGGGCGGCGCGCTCGGAGTCATCTCCAACGCGCGCTACAACGGCCGCGGCTACGACTGCCGGCTGGAGGTACACGGGTTCAACGACACCATTGTCGCCGGCTGGGACCAGGGTGTCCCGGTGCGAAACGCCGACGCCCACAACGACTTTCCCACCGGGCAGCCACACCACTTCTTCATGGACCGCTTCACCGAGGCGTTCCGCACCGAACTCAGCGGATTCGTCGACGTCGTCAAGGGCGGCCCGGTGCGCGGGGCCACCGTGGCCGACGCCGTCGAGGTCGCCTGGATCGCCGAAGCCGCCACCGAGTCGCTGCGTCGCGGCCGGCCCGTTCGTATCAAGGAGGTACGCCAGTGA
- a CDS encoding sugar phosphate isomerase/epimerase family protein: MKIAGAPISWGVCEVPGWGYQLDPERVLSEMGQAGLSATELGPEGFLPAEPGELTALLNRHGLSCVGSFAPVVLHDAGHDPVRDVTGVLDSLVAAGASMLVLAAATGTDGYDSRPDLDDDQWSTLLTNLDRLAAAAAERGITAVLHPHVGTLVETGEEVARVLAGSTISLCLDTGHLLIGGTDPLQLARAVPGRIAHTHLKDVDAALAARVQSGELTYTEAVAQGMYTPLGTGDVDIAGIVATLRDNGFDGWFVLEQDTILDGEPSGQGPLRDVLASVAYLQKVAGGVLA; encoded by the coding sequence GTGAAGATCGCCGGAGCCCCGATTTCGTGGGGTGTGTGCGAAGTGCCGGGGTGGGGCTATCAGCTCGACCCGGAGCGGGTGCTGTCCGAAATGGGTCAGGCCGGCCTGTCGGCCACCGAGCTCGGCCCGGAGGGTTTCCTGCCCGCCGAGCCGGGCGAGCTGACTGCCCTGCTGAATCGACACGGCCTGAGCTGTGTCGGCAGCTTCGCGCCGGTGGTACTGCACGACGCCGGCCACGACCCGGTTCGCGACGTTACCGGTGTGCTGGATTCCCTTGTGGCCGCGGGTGCTTCGATGCTCGTGCTCGCCGCGGCCACCGGCACCGACGGCTATGACTCGCGGCCCGACCTGGACGACGACCAGTGGTCGACGCTGCTGACCAATCTCGACCGGCTGGCGGCCGCTGCCGCCGAGCGCGGCATCACCGCGGTGCTGCACCCCCATGTGGGCACGCTCGTCGAGACCGGCGAGGAGGTGGCCCGGGTGCTGGCCGGGTCGACGATCTCGCTGTGCCTGGACACCGGGCACCTGCTGATCGGCGGCACCGACCCACTGCAGCTGGCCCGCGCGGTGCCCGGCCGGATCGCCCACACCCACCTCAAAGACGTCGACGCGGCGCTGGCCGCACGGGTGCAATCCGGCGAGCTGACCTACACCGAGGCGGTGGCCCAGGGCATGTACACCCCGCTGGGCACCGGCGACGTCGATATCGCCGGGATCGTTGCGACATTGCGGGACAACGGCTTCGACGGGTGGTTCGTGCTCGAGCAGGACACCATCCTGGACGGTGAGCCCAGCGGCCAAGGCCCGCTGCGCGATGTGCTGGCCAGCGTCGCCTACCTGCAGAAGGTCGCCGGCGGCGTGCTTGCATGA
- a CDS encoding Gfo/Idh/MocA family protein has translation MSLRIGVLGASRIAEQAIVGPARELGHRLTVVAARDPQRARRFADAYGVERVAAGYADVIEDPQIDVVYNPLANALHAPWNLAAIKAGKPVLTEKPFARNHTEAHDVAEAAGAAGVSVLEGFHYLFHPVTQRMFELAVGGELGEIRHVEVRMAMPAPEPGDPRWSLELAGGALMDLGCYGLHIMRQLGTRGLGRPSITAAHASQHSPGVDEWCDVELRFPSGATGCSANTMTAEAYSFTIKIVGTKGDATAHDFIKPHTDDRITIRTPGGTSVEHLGTRASYTYQLEAFAAHVLHGEPLPIGIEDAVQNMHYVDAAYRAAGMSPR, from the coding sequence ATGAGTCTGCGCATCGGCGTGCTCGGCGCGTCCCGCATCGCCGAGCAGGCGATCGTCGGGCCGGCCCGCGAGTTGGGGCACCGGCTCACGGTGGTGGCCGCCCGCGATCCGCAGCGCGCCCGCCGGTTCGCCGACGCGTACGGCGTGGAGCGGGTCGCGGCCGGCTATGCCGACGTGATCGAGGACCCGCAAATCGACGTCGTCTACAACCCACTGGCCAATGCCCTGCACGCGCCGTGGAACCTGGCCGCGATCAAGGCCGGCAAGCCGGTGCTCACCGAAAAGCCGTTCGCGCGTAACCACACCGAGGCGCACGACGTCGCCGAGGCGGCGGGGGCTGCGGGTGTCAGCGTGCTGGAAGGTTTCCACTACCTGTTCCATCCGGTGACCCAGCGGATGTTCGAGCTGGCGGTCGGGGGCGAGCTCGGCGAGATCCGCCACGTCGAGGTGCGGATGGCGATGCCGGCACCCGAGCCCGGTGACCCGCGCTGGTCGCTGGAGCTGGCGGGCGGGGCGCTGATGGACCTCGGCTGCTATGGCCTGCACATCATGCGCCAGCTCGGCACCCGCGGCCTGGGCCGTCCGTCGATCACTGCCGCCCACGCCTCGCAGCACAGCCCCGGCGTCGACGAGTGGTGCGACGTCGAGCTGCGCTTCCCATCCGGCGCCACCGGCTGCAGCGCCAATACCATGACGGCAGAGGCGTATTCGTTCACCATCAAGATCGTCGGCACCAAAGGTGACGCTACGGCGCATGACTTCATCAAGCCCCACACCGATGACCGGATCACGATCCGCACTCCGGGCGGAACCAGCGTCGAACACCTGGGCACTCGCGCGTCATACACCTACCAGCTCGAGGCGTTCGCCGCCCACGTCCTCCACGGCGAACCGCTGCCGATCGGCATCGAGGACGCCGTGCAGAACATGCACTACGTGGATGCCGCCTATCGCGCCGCCGGTATGTCGCCGCGCTGA
- a CDS encoding nitroreductase family deazaflavin-dependent oxidoreductase gives MPQSFPDGHWGREDISPLFKPVFAFASTAVGSRFIRALVPLDRRVLRATKGKYTLFGPTSMPELLLTTTGRKSGQPRLSALSYLRDGDSLLVLGSNFGQQHHPAWTLNLLANPEATVAINGTEIPVTAALVTGPERDAGLARFLAYPMYQAYRTRTDRELRLFALTPR, from the coding sequence ATGCCGCAATCCTTTCCCGACGGCCACTGGGGGCGAGAAGACATCTCCCCGCTGTTCAAGCCGGTGTTCGCCTTCGCCTCGACCGCGGTGGGGTCGAGGTTCATCCGGGCGCTCGTGCCGCTGGATCGTCGGGTGCTGCGAGCCACCAAGGGCAAGTACACCTTGTTCGGTCCGACGTCGATGCCTGAACTGTTGCTGACCACGACGGGCCGCAAGTCCGGCCAGCCGCGGCTGTCGGCGCTGAGCTATCTACGCGACGGCGACAGCCTGTTGGTACTCGGCAGCAACTTCGGCCAGCAGCACCACCCGGCCTGGACTCTGAACCTGCTCGCCAACCCGGAGGCCACTGTGGCCATCAACGGCACCGAGATCCCGGTGACCGCAGCCTTGGTGACGGGTCCGGAGCGCGATGCCGGGCTTGCGCGCTTCCTGGCCTACCCGATGTATCAGGCCTATCGCACCCGGACCGACCGGGAGCTGCGGCTGTTCGCGCTGACGCCTCGCTGA
- a CDS encoding ATP-binding cassette domain-containing protein, producing MDRPTEEAPSGGKVPLVELKDVCKTYGNITALKDISLRVHAGEVTGILGDNGAGKSTLIKIIAGLHQQTEGELLLDGEPTRFTSPADALDKGIATVYQNLAVVPLMPVWRNFFLGQEIRKKSFPWALDSNAMRATTLTELSKMGIDLPDVDVPIGSLSGGQRQCVAIARAVFFGARVLILDEPTAALGVKQSGVVLKYITAAKEAGFGVVFITHNPHHAHMVGDHFVLLNRGRQKLDCAYDEITLEHLTQQMAGGDELEALSHELGR from the coding sequence ATGGACCGTCCTACCGAAGAAGCGCCGTCCGGCGGCAAGGTGCCGCTCGTCGAGCTGAAAGACGTCTGCAAGACCTACGGCAACATCACCGCGCTCAAGGACATCTCGCTGCGTGTGCACGCCGGTGAGGTGACCGGCATCCTCGGTGACAACGGCGCGGGCAAGTCCACGCTGATCAAGATCATCGCGGGGTTGCACCAGCAGACCGAAGGCGAGCTGCTGCTCGACGGCGAACCCACGAGGTTCACCTCACCCGCCGACGCCTTGGACAAGGGCATCGCCACGGTGTACCAGAACCTCGCCGTCGTCCCCCTGATGCCGGTGTGGCGAAACTTCTTCCTGGGTCAGGAGATTCGCAAAAAGAGCTTCCCGTGGGCGCTGGACTCCAACGCGATGCGGGCCACCACGCTGACAGAGCTGTCGAAGATGGGCATCGACCTGCCCGACGTCGACGTGCCGATCGGCTCACTGTCCGGCGGTCAGCGCCAGTGCGTGGCGATCGCCCGTGCGGTGTTCTTCGGCGCGCGGGTGCTGATCCTCGACGAGCCGACCGCCGCGCTCGGCGTCAAGCAGTCCGGCGTGGTGCTCAAATACATCACCGCCGCCAAAGAGGCCGGCTTCGGCGTCGTATTCATCACCCACAACCCACACCACGCGCATATGGTCGGTGACCACTTCGTGCTGCTCAACCGTGGCCGCCAGAAGCTGGACTGCGCCTACGACGAGATCACGCTCGAGCACCTGACCCAGCAGATGGCCGGCGGTGACGAGCTCGAGGCACTGTCGCACGAGCTCGGCCGCTGA
- a CDS encoding ABC transporter permease → MTTQADLEVGDHKVVRDERVKERNRLQRLLIRPEMGAGIGAVGIFIFFLIVADPFRQASSLATVLYASSTIGIMACGVAVLMIGGEFDLSTGVAVTFSSLAASMLSYNLHLNLWAGAGLALILALGVGFLNGFLVMKTKIPSFLITLSTFFMLAGINLAVTKLLAGQVATQSVNDMEGWDSAQKVFASSFTLFGVSIRITVVWWLVFTAVATWVLFKTKIGNWIFAVGGDAESARAVGVPVTKVKIGMFMFVGFCAWFVGMHLLFAFNTVQSGQGIGNEFFYIIAAVIGGCLLTGGYGTAVGAAIGAFIFGMTNQGIVYAGWNPDWFKFFLGAMLLFAVIANNAFRNYAAKR, encoded by the coding sequence ATGACTACGCAAGCAGATCTCGAGGTCGGCGATCACAAGGTCGTTCGCGACGAACGGGTCAAAGAGCGGAATCGCCTGCAGCGCCTGCTGATTCGGCCGGAGATGGGGGCGGGTATCGGTGCCGTCGGGATCTTCATCTTCTTCCTGATCGTCGCCGATCCCTTCCGACAGGCCTCGTCGCTGGCCACCGTGCTGTACGCCAGCTCGACCATCGGGATCATGGCTTGTGGCGTCGCCGTCCTGATGATCGGCGGTGAGTTCGACCTGTCGACCGGAGTCGCGGTGACCTTCAGTTCGCTGGCGGCGTCGATGCTGTCCTACAACCTGCACCTCAATCTGTGGGCGGGCGCCGGCTTGGCGCTGATCCTGGCGCTGGGAGTCGGCTTCTTGAACGGCTTCCTGGTGATGAAGACCAAGATTCCGTCGTTCCTCATCACGCTGAGCACCTTCTTCATGCTGGCCGGCATCAACCTCGCCGTCACCAAACTCCTTGCTGGGCAGGTGGCCACGCAGAGCGTGAACGACATGGAAGGCTGGGATTCCGCGCAGAAGGTGTTCGCCTCGTCGTTCACCCTGTTCGGTGTGAGCATTCGCATCACGGTCGTGTGGTGGCTGGTCTTCACCGCGGTGGCCACCTGGGTGCTGTTCAAGACCAAGATCGGCAACTGGATCTTCGCGGTCGGCGGTGACGCGGAAAGCGCTCGCGCCGTGGGTGTTCCGGTGACCAAGGTCAAGATCGGGATGTTCATGTTCGTCGGCTTCTGCGCCTGGTTCGTCGGCATGCACCTGCTGTTCGCGTTCAACACGGTGCAGTCCGGCCAGGGCATCGGCAACGAGTTCTTCTACATCATCGCCGCGGTCATCGGTGGCTGCCTGCTGACCGGTGGGTATGGCACCGCCGTCGGGGCCGCCATCGGTGCGTTCATCTTCGGTATGACCAACCAGGGCATCGTCTACGCGGGCTGGAACCCCGACTGGTTCAAGTTCTTCCTCGGCGCGATGCTGCTGTTCGCGGTGATCGCCAACAACGCCTTCCGTAACTACGCCGCCAAGAGGTGA
- a CDS encoding substrate-binding domain-containing protein — MRFTRLAAMAGAGVLVIGLGACSATGGKPRDNGSGSGGGTVDTPRMTIAMITHEVPGDSFWDLVRKGAETAAKKDNIELRYSSDPEAPNQANLVQSAIDSGVKGIAVTLAKPDAMKAAVQNAESKGIPVVAFNAGLDAWQGMGVKEYFGQDGYIAGQEAGKRLQADGAKKVVCVIQEQGHVDLEARCAGVKNTFPATEILNVNGKDMPSVESTITAKLQQDPAIDTVLTLGAPFALTAVQSVKNAGSNAKVATFDTNAALVDAIQKGDVQWAVDQQPYLQGYLAVDSLWLYLSNKNVIGGNQPTLTGPSFIDKSNVDAVAELAKGGTR, encoded by the coding sequence ATGAGGTTCACTCGGCTAGCGGCCATGGCAGGCGCAGGTGTGCTTGTCATCGGGCTCGGTGCCTGTTCTGCCACCGGTGGCAAGCCCCGGGACAACGGCAGCGGCTCCGGCGGAGGCACCGTCGATACGCCCCGGATGACGATCGCCATGATCACCCATGAGGTCCCCGGCGACTCGTTCTGGGATCTGGTCCGCAAGGGTGCGGAGACCGCAGCCAAGAAGGACAACATCGAGCTTCGCTACTCCAGCGATCCCGAAGCGCCCAACCAGGCCAATCTCGTGCAGAGCGCAATCGACAGCGGGGTCAAGGGCATCGCCGTCACGCTGGCCAAGCCGGACGCGATGAAGGCCGCCGTGCAGAACGCCGAGTCCAAGGGCATCCCCGTCGTTGCCTTCAACGCCGGTCTGGACGCCTGGCAGGGGATGGGGGTCAAGGAGTACTTCGGCCAGGACGGGTACATCGCCGGTCAGGAAGCGGGTAAGCGCCTGCAGGCCGACGGTGCCAAGAAGGTCGTGTGCGTGATCCAGGAACAGGGCCACGTCGACCTCGAAGCACGGTGCGCCGGCGTGAAGAACACCTTCCCGGCGACCGAGATCCTCAACGTCAACGGCAAGGACATGCCATCGGTCGAGTCCACGATCACCGCCAAGCTGCAACAGGATCCGGCCATCGACACGGTCCTGACCCTCGGCGCGCCATTCGCGCTGACCGCCGTCCAGTCGGTGAAGAACGCGGGGAGTAATGCCAAGGTGGCCACTTTCGACACCAATGCCGCTCTCGTCGACGCGATCCAGAAGGGCGACGTTCAGTGGGCTGTCGACCAGCAGCCATACCTGCAGGGCTACCTTGCCGTCGATTCGCTGTGGCTGTACCTGTCCAACAAGAACGTCATCGGTGGCAATCAGCCGACGCTGACCGGCCCGTCCTTCATCGACAAGTCCAACGTTGACGCCGTGGCCGAATTGGCCAAGGGCGGAACCCGATAG
- a CDS encoding TIM barrel protein encodes MTDFHLAVCAEMVFRELPILERVRRIDALGFAVEIWSWHDKDLAALAATGARFSSMTGYLHGDLIDPASADGVVQTAELSIKAAETLGVPRLNLHTAELVDGQAARPRQRATGQMWLTAQRTLERIGELGATAGVTFCVENLNTIVDHPGVPLARAKDTLALVEGVGHPNVKMMLDLYHAQIGEGNLVELVRRCGPAIGEIQVADVPGRCEPGTGEIHYPAIGTALRDMGYRGTIGLEAWASSDSGTALAAFRTAFS; translated from the coding sequence ATGACCGACTTCCATCTCGCCGTATGCGCTGAGATGGTGTTCCGCGAGCTGCCGATTCTCGAGCGGGTGCGGCGCATCGACGCACTCGGCTTCGCGGTGGAGATCTGGAGCTGGCACGACAAGGACCTGGCCGCGCTGGCCGCCACCGGTGCACGGTTCTCCTCGATGACCGGCTACCTGCACGGTGACCTGATCGACCCGGCGAGCGCCGACGGGGTGGTGCAGACCGCGGAGCTCAGCATCAAAGCCGCTGAGACACTTGGTGTGCCGCGGCTCAACCTGCACACCGCCGAACTCGTCGACGGCCAGGCCGCCCGCCCGCGGCAGCGGGCCACCGGACAGATGTGGCTGACCGCCCAGCGCACGCTGGAACGGATCGGTGAACTCGGCGCCACAGCCGGCGTCACGTTCTGCGTGGAGAACCTGAACACGATCGTCGACCATCCCGGGGTTCCGCTGGCCCGCGCCAAGGACACGCTGGCGCTCGTCGAGGGCGTCGGCCATCCGAACGTCAAGATGATGTTGGATCTCTATCACGCGCAAATCGGCGAGGGGAACCTCGTCGAGCTGGTCCGCCGCTGCGGCCCGGCGATCGGCGAGATCCAGGTCGCCGACGTCCCCGGCCGCTGCGAGCCGGGCACCGGTGAGATCCACTACCCCGCAATCGGAACGGCATTGCGCGACATGGGATATCGCGGCACCATCGGCCTGGAGGCATGGGCCTCCAGCGACAGCGGGACGGCCCTGGCGGCGTTCCGCACCGCGTTCTCTTGA
- a CDS encoding dihydrofolate reductase family protein, translating into MTALAGTPHSTVHEAESLTDDGLRDLLAYPDGLQHPLFRANFIASIDGAVTLEGSGRKLGTPTDRRVFSRLREVADVVLVGATTAKSKPYENLALGPDAQAWRLSRGLAAGLPVAVVSSRGVVPPAVLSNAVAPPVVFVSASAEMAARRVLEESRAHVIEMGGGAVASAAIREGLGALGLHRVLVEGGPTLFSQLVSDNEIDELCLTTSPKLVGGPARRIAAADQHVEINMQRRGILVGGDGTVIVRWARY; encoded by the coding sequence ATGACCGCCCTGGCCGGAACACCGCATTCGACAGTGCACGAGGCCGAGTCGCTGACAGACGACGGGTTGCGCGACCTCCTCGCGTACCCAGACGGGTTGCAGCATCCGCTGTTCCGCGCCAACTTCATCGCGAGCATCGACGGCGCGGTGACGCTCGAGGGTTCTGGTCGCAAGCTCGGCACACCGACCGATCGGCGGGTGTTCAGCCGGTTGCGTGAGGTCGCCGATGTGGTGTTGGTCGGTGCGACGACGGCGAAGTCCAAGCCGTACGAGAACCTTGCATTAGGCCCGGATGCGCAGGCCTGGCGGCTGTCGCGCGGGTTGGCCGCCGGGCTGCCGGTGGCCGTGGTGTCCAGTCGCGGCGTTGTTCCGCCCGCGGTACTGAGCAATGCGGTGGCACCGCCGGTGGTGTTCGTGTCCGCGAGCGCGGAGATGGCGGCGCGGCGCGTGCTCGAAGAGTCCCGGGCTCACGTCATCGAGATGGGGGGTGGGGCCGTCGCTTCGGCCGCGATCCGGGAGGGACTCGGGGCCTTGGGGCTGCACCGGGTGCTCGTCGAGGGTGGCCCGACGCTGTTCTCACAGCTGGTGTCGGACAACGAGATCGACGAGCTGTGTCTGACCACGAGCCCCAAACTGGTGGGTGGGCCCGCTCGCCGCATCGCCGCGGCCGACCAGCACGTCGAGATCAACATGCAGCGACGGGGCATCTTGGTCGGCGGCGACGGGACCGTTATCGTCCGATGGGCGCGCTACTGA
- a CDS encoding DHA2 family efflux MFS transporter permease subunit gives MTESHSFRALWALMVGLFLIVVDSTVVAVANPVLKDDFDVDYGSVLWATSGYLLAFAALLLIGGRLGDRFGPKGVYLIGLAIFSASSVWCGLASSIGMLTTARVVQGAGAALLAPQIFTAITRMFPAERRGMAMSVWGATTGLGLFAGPILGGVLMDGLGWRWIFFVNAPIGVLGLGLAVWLVPALPGRRLPMDVLGVLLSSAGIGLIVFGLQEGQRESWSPLIGLALVGGVGLLVAFFGWQAINPNEPLIPLQLVRHRNFLLSNAGIALVSFAFVAFLVPLMIFLEEAYGLSPLRAALLTAPMAVATVVLAPVVGTIVDRVDPRPIVIFGFALLAVALFWLALEMTPATPVWRLVLPLATVGAAGAFTWEPLAVIASRALPAELAGAGSALCNTSRHLGAALSSASVAALTAALLSGGGPKASLAGAMSQSMVLPAVAAALGAGTALFLVERQRATRTVPPVRGDVSVPL, from the coding sequence GTGACAGAGAGCCACTCGTTCCGCGCGCTGTGGGCACTGATGGTCGGCCTGTTTCTGATCGTGGTGGATTCGACCGTCGTCGCAGTGGCCAACCCGGTCCTCAAGGATGACTTCGACGTCGACTACGGCTCGGTCCTATGGGCGACGAGCGGCTATCTACTGGCGTTCGCGGCACTGCTGCTGATCGGTGGCCGGCTCGGTGACCGGTTCGGGCCCAAGGGTGTCTACCTGATCGGGTTGGCGATCTTCAGTGCATCGTCGGTGTGGTGCGGGCTGGCATCGTCGATCGGAATGCTGACCACAGCGCGTGTCGTCCAAGGTGCGGGTGCGGCGCTGCTGGCCCCGCAGATCTTCACGGCGATCACCCGCATGTTCCCCGCGGAGCGGCGCGGCATGGCGATGAGCGTCTGGGGCGCCACCACGGGGCTGGGCTTGTTCGCCGGGCCGATCCTCGGTGGTGTGCTCATGGACGGCTTGGGCTGGCGCTGGATCTTCTTCGTCAATGCCCCGATCGGCGTACTCGGGCTCGGGCTTGCGGTGTGGCTCGTCCCGGCGCTGCCCGGCCGCCGTCTGCCCATGGATGTCCTCGGGGTGCTGCTGTCCAGCGCCGGTATCGGCCTCATCGTGTTCGGGCTGCAGGAAGGCCAGCGCGAAAGCTGGTCGCCGTTGATCGGGCTCGCACTCGTCGGTGGGGTGGGGTTGCTCGTGGCCTTCTTCGGTTGGCAGGCGATCAACCCGAATGAACCATTGATTCCGCTGCAGCTGGTCCGTCATCGGAACTTCCTTCTGTCCAATGCCGGGATCGCTCTGGTGAGTTTCGCCTTCGTGGCGTTTCTGGTGCCGCTGATGATCTTTCTCGAAGAGGCGTATGGACTTTCGCCGCTACGCGCCGCGCTACTCACCGCGCCGATGGCTGTCGCGACCGTTGTCCTGGCGCCCGTGGTCGGAACGATCGTCGACCGTGTAGATCCCCGCCCGATCGTCATCTTCGGATTCGCACTGCTGGCGGTCGCGTTGTTCTGGCTGGCGCTGGAGATGACACCCGCCACCCCGGTGTGGCGGCTGGTGCTACCGCTGGCGACGGTGGGTGCGGCCGGCGCCTTCACGTGGGAGCCGTTGGCGGTCATCGCATCTCGTGCGTTGCCCGCGGAGCTCGCGGGCGCCGGATCGGCTCTCTGTAATACGTCGAGGCACCTTGGCGCGGCGCTGTCGAGTGCCAGTGTCGCCGCGTTGACCGCGGCGCTTCTCTCTGGCGGAGGTCCGAAAGCGTCGCTGGCCGGGGCCATGTCGCAGTCGATGGTGTTGCCGGCGGTCGCCGCCGCGTTGGGCGCGGGGACCGCACTGTTCCTGGTCGAACGACAACGCGCCACCCGTACAGTGCCCCCGGTTCGAGGTGATGTGAGCGTGCCGCTATGA